A genomic region of Aureimonas populi contains the following coding sequences:
- the gshB gene encoding glutathione synthase → MALKVAVQMDHVSSITIKGDSTFALCLEAERRGHRLFHYTPDRLSFRDGVVSARVETMKLQEEQGRHFTLGQPERTDLSTMDVVLLRQDPPFDMNYITSTHLLERIHPRTLVVNDPAWVRNMPEKIFVTEFPHLMPETLITKDPEEVAAFRAEHGEIVMKPLYGNGGAGVFHLTREDRNLSSFMETFALLFREPFIVQRYLPDVRKGDKRIILIDGEPVGAINRVPSETDARSNMHVGGRAEATELTDREREICEAIGPALKQRGQIFVGIDVIGDYLTEINVTSPTGIREVKRFGGADIASLFWDAVEARR, encoded by the coding sequence ATGGCTCTGAAGGTCGCGGTCCAGATGGACCATGTCTCCTCGATCACCATCAAGGGCGATTCGACCTTCGCCCTGTGCCTGGAAGCGGAACGGCGCGGCCACCGGCTCTTCCACTACACGCCCGACCGCCTGAGCTTCCGCGACGGCGTGGTCTCGGCGCGCGTGGAGACGATGAAGCTCCAGGAGGAGCAGGGCCGGCACTTCACGCTCGGCCAGCCGGAGCGCACCGACCTCTCCACCATGGACGTGGTGCTCCTGCGCCAGGACCCGCCCTTCGACATGAACTACATCACCTCGACGCACCTCCTGGAGCGCATCCACCCCCGGACGCTGGTGGTCAACGACCCCGCCTGGGTGCGCAACATGCCCGAGAAGATTTTCGTCACCGAGTTCCCCCATCTCATGCCGGAGACCCTGATCACCAAGGACCCGGAGGAAGTCGCCGCCTTCCGCGCCGAGCATGGCGAGATCGTCATGAAGCCGCTCTACGGAAATGGCGGGGCGGGCGTGTTCCACCTGACGCGGGAGGACCGCAACCTCTCCTCCTTCATGGAGACCTTCGCGCTCCTGTTCCGCGAGCCCTTTATCGTCCAGCGCTATCTGCCGGACGTGCGCAAAGGCGACAAGCGCATCATCCTCATCGACGGGGAGCCGGTGGGCGCGATCAACCGCGTGCCGTCCGAGACGGACGCGCGCTCCAACATGCATGTGGGCGGGCGCGCGGAGGCGACGGAGCTGACGGACCGCGAGCGCGAGATTTGCGAGGCCATCGGCCCCGCGCTGAAGCAGCGGGGCCAGATCTTCGTGGGCATCGACGTGATCGGCGACTATCTCACCGAGATCAACGTCACCTCGCCGACCGGCATCCGGGAGGTGAAGCGCTTCGGCGGCGCCGATATCGCCAGCCTCTTCTGGGATGCGGTGGAAGCCAGGCGCTGA
- a CDS encoding YifB family Mg chelatase-like AAA ATPase: protein MIARVATVAFQGVEAVPVDVEVMVAPGKMGMQIVGLADKAVTESRERVQAALHASGLSMPPKKVTVNLAPADLPKEGSHYDLPIALGLMAALDAIPADALSGFCVIGELSLDGTLAPVAGALPAAVGANARGLGLICPAACGPEAAWASPDMAILAPRSLIQLANHFRGTQVLGRPRPAIREDAAAMPDLADIKGQAVAKRALEVAAAGGHNLLMVGPPGSGKSMLAARLPSLLPPLGPSELLEVSMIASVAGELPGGRLSDRRPFRAPHHSASMAALVGGGLRARPGEVSLAHRGVLFLDEFPEFSPAVLDSLRQPLESGVSVIARANHRVSYPARFQLVAAMNPCRCGMAGEPGHSCARGPRCASDYQARLSGPLLDRIDLRVEVPAVTAADLIRPGASETSATVKARVERARAIQSARFTALATPGIGCNAECPAALVERIAMMDESGQALLSEAAERMKLSARAYHRILKVARTLADLEGEAAVRRVHLAEAISYRMAGERLRNAA from the coding sequence ATGATCGCGCGGGTCGCAACCGTGGCGTTCCAGGGCGTCGAGGCGGTTCCCGTCGATGTCGAGGTGATGGTGGCGCCCGGCAAGATGGGCATGCAGATCGTGGGCCTTGCCGACAAGGCCGTGACGGAGAGCCGGGAGCGGGTGCAGGCCGCGCTGCACGCCTCCGGCCTGTCCATGCCGCCCAAGAAGGTGACGGTCAATCTGGCGCCCGCCGACCTGCCCAAGGAGGGCAGCCATTACGACCTGCCCATCGCGCTCGGGCTGATGGCTGCGCTCGACGCGATTCCGGCCGATGCGCTCTCCGGCTTCTGCGTGATCGGCGAATTGTCGCTGGACGGAACGCTGGCGCCCGTGGCCGGCGCGCTTCCGGCGGCGGTGGGCGCCAATGCGCGGGGCCTCGGCCTGATCTGCCCGGCGGCCTGCGGTCCGGAAGCGGCCTGGGCCAGCCCCGACATGGCCATTCTCGCTCCTCGCAGCCTCATCCAGCTCGCCAACCATTTTCGCGGCACGCAGGTTCTCGGCCGGCCCCGGCCGGCCATCCGCGAGGATGCGGCGGCGATGCCCGATCTCGCCGATATCAAGGGGCAGGCGGTGGCCAAGCGCGCGCTGGAAGTGGCGGCGGCCGGCGGGCACAATCTCCTGATGGTCGGTCCGCCCGGTTCCGGCAAGTCCATGCTGGCCGCGCGACTGCCCTCGCTCCTGCCGCCGCTCGGCCCAAGCGAGCTTCTGGAAGTGTCGATGATCGCTTCGGTGGCGGGGGAACTGCCGGGCGGCCGCCTTTCGGACCGCCGGCCCTTTCGCGCGCCCCATCACTCGGCTTCCATGGCCGCCCTGGTCGGCGGCGGGCTGAGGGCGCGGCCGGGGGAGGTGTCGCTCGCCCATCGCGGCGTTCTCTTTCTCGACGAGTTTCCCGAGTTTTCGCCAGCCGTGCTCGATTCGCTGCGCCAGCCGCTGGAATCGGGCGTGAGCGTCATCGCGCGCGCCAACCATCGCGTCTCCTATCCGGCGCGCTTCCAGCTCGTGGCGGCGATGAACCCCTGCCGCTGCGGCATGGCCGGCGAGCCGGGCCATAGCTGCGCGCGGGGCCCGCGCTGCGCGAGCGACTATCAGGCCCGCCTCTCGGGCCCGCTGCTGGACCGCATCGATCTGCGGGTGGAGGTGCCGGCCGTGACGGCGGCGGACCTCATCCGCCCCGGCGCCAGCGAAACCTCGGCCACGGTGAAGGCGCGGGTGGAACGGGCGCGCGCCATCCAGAGCGCGCGCTTCACCGCGCTGGCCACGCCGGGCATCGGCTGCAACGCGGAATGCCCGGCCGCGCTGGTGGAGCGGATCGCGATGATGGATGAAAGCGGGCAGGCGCTGCTCAGCGAGGCGGCGGAGCGCATGAAGCTCTCGGCCCGCGCCTATCACCGCATCCTCAAGGTGGCGCGCACGCTGGCGGATCTGGAGGGCGAGGCGGCCGTGCGGCGCGTGCATCTGGCCGAGGCGATCTCCTACCGCATGGCGGGGGAGCGTTTGCGGAACGCGGCGTGA
- a CDS encoding efflux RND transporter permease subunit has translation MPRFFIDRPIFAWVIAIFITLAGVLALPSLPVSQYPNVAPPQITISTAFPGASPEDLYLQVTQPIEEELNGIEGLLYFESTSEATGAVSITVTFESGTDVSQAVVDTQNRLRRVESSLPQQVMQQGVLVEEAGSSFLMVISLVAEENSEYDAVALGDYITRNVLNEVRRVEGVGRAQLFASERAMRVWIDPDKLVGLNLSVDDITAAITQQNAQVAAGSIGAQPNPVSQQTTATILVQGQLRTPEEFGAIVLRSNADGALVRLSDVARVEVDAESYNFNTFLNGQPSAAIGVQLSPTGNALDTSAGVREVMERLAPLFPQGVSYAIPYDTTPFVSASIQTVIMTLIEAVVLVFIVMFVFLQNFRYTIIPTLVVPIALSGTLAVMLIAGFSVNVLTMFAMVLAIGILVDDAIVVVENVERIMATEGLPPKEATRKAMDQITGALIGIVLVLTSVFIPLAFFPGSVGIIYQQFSLTMATSILFSGFLALSLTPALCATFLKPIKAGHGHAKRGPFGWFNRGFDKTTRGYTSGVGYVIARTGRFMVVYLALLAGLGWFYVQIPSAFLPQEDQGFLIANFQGPAGSTANRLREVTSEAEEFILSQPGVANMVTIQGFSFSGQGQNSGLAFITLDDWDERGPAESADALAGTITMRLLQFRDAIAFALSPPPIQGLGNTGGFAFRLQDRANNGTAALLAARDQLLAGVQQSPILGQVNFEGLPSGPQLMLEIDREKANAFGVTFADINQTISASLGSSYVNDFPNAGRMQRVTVQAEERTRMSIDGVLNLNVRNAQGGMVPISAFATADWTLGSAQIVGYNGYPSVRLSGDAAPGYSSGAAIAEMERLAGELPAGFAFEWTGQSLQEIQSGSQAPFLIALSILFVFLCLAALYESWSIPLSVMLVVPLGIIGCVAAVLLRGLSNDVYFIVGIITIVGLSSKNAILIVEVAKDLMIEGMGLMEATLEAARLRFRPILMTSLAFTMGVLPMAIATGASAASQNAIGITVIGGMIAATVLAIFFVPVFFVFVLHWTGMGAKLEKRARENPHGHSPQPPQPEAHPAPAE, from the coding sequence ATGCCTCGTTTCTTCATCGATCGGCCCATCTTCGCATGGGTCATCGCCATCTTCATCACGCTCGCCGGCGTCCTGGCACTGCCCAGCCTGCCGGTGTCGCAATATCCGAACGTCGCGCCGCCTCAGATCACGATCTCGACCGCCTTCCCCGGCGCCTCGCCCGAGGACCTCTACCTCCAGGTCACTCAGCCGATCGAGGAGGAGCTGAACGGCATCGAGGGCCTGCTCTATTTCGAGTCCACCTCGGAAGCGACGGGCGCGGTCTCCATCACCGTCACCTTCGAATCGGGCACCGACGTCTCGCAGGCCGTGGTGGATACGCAGAACCGGCTGCGCCGCGTGGAATCCTCGCTGCCGCAACAGGTTATGCAGCAGGGCGTGCTGGTGGAGGAGGCCGGATCGAGCTTCCTGATGGTGATCTCCCTCGTCGCCGAGGAGAACAGCGAGTACGACGCGGTCGCGCTCGGCGATTACATCACGCGCAACGTCCTGAACGAGGTGCGGCGCGTCGAAGGCGTGGGCCGGGCGCAGCTCTTCGCCTCCGAGCGCGCCATGCGCGTGTGGATCGACCCTGACAAGCTCGTCGGCCTCAATCTTTCCGTCGACGACATCACGGCGGCCATCACGCAGCAGAACGCCCAGGTCGCGGCCGGTTCCATCGGCGCCCAGCCCAACCCCGTGAGCCAGCAGACCACCGCCACGATCCTCGTGCAGGGCCAGTTGCGCACGCCCGAGGAGTTCGGCGCGATCGTCCTGCGCTCCAACGCCGATGGGGCCCTGGTGCGCCTGTCGGACGTGGCGCGCGTGGAGGTGGACGCGGAAAGCTACAACTTCAACACCTTCCTGAACGGCCAGCCCTCGGCGGCCATCGGCGTGCAGCTCTCGCCCACCGGCAACGCGCTGGACACGTCGGCGGGCGTGCGGGAGGTCATGGAGCGCCTCGCGCCGCTGTTCCCTCAGGGGGTGAGCTACGCCATCCCTTACGACACGACGCCCTTCGTCTCGGCCTCGATCCAGACGGTGATCATGACGCTGATCGAGGCGGTCGTGCTCGTCTTCATCGTGATGTTCGTGTTCCTGCAGAACTTCCGCTACACGATCATCCCCACCCTCGTGGTGCCGATCGCGCTGTCGGGCACGCTCGCGGTCATGTTGATCGCCGGCTTCTCGGTCAACGTCCTGACGATGTTCGCCATGGTGTTGGCGATCGGCATCCTCGTCGACGACGCCATCGTGGTGGTCGAGAATGTCGAGCGTATCATGGCCACGGAAGGGCTGCCCCCCAAGGAGGCGACCCGCAAGGCGATGGACCAGATCACCGGCGCCCTCATCGGCATCGTGCTGGTGCTGACCTCGGTGTTCATTCCGCTTGCCTTCTTCCCGGGCTCGGTGGGCATCATCTACCAGCAGTTCTCGCTGACGATGGCGACCTCCATCCTGTTCTCGGGCTTCCTCGCCCTGTCGCTCACCCCGGCGCTGTGCGCGACCTTCCTGAAGCCGATCAAGGCGGGCCACGGCCACGCCAAGCGCGGGCCCTTCGGCTGGTTCAACCGCGGCTTCGACAAGACGACGCGCGGCTACACCTCCGGCGTGGGCTACGTCATCGCCCGGACCGGCCGGTTCATGGTCGTCTATCTGGCGCTGCTGGCGGGCCTTGGCTGGTTCTACGTGCAGATCCCCTCGGCTTTCCTGCCGCAGGAGGATCAGGGCTTCCTCATCGCCAACTTCCAGGGGCCGGCGGGCTCGACGGCCAACCGGCTGCGCGAGGTGACGTCAGAGGCGGAAGAGTTCATCCTCTCCCAGCCGGGCGTCGCCAACATGGTGACGATCCAGGGCTTCTCCTTCTCCGGGCAGGGGCAGAACTCGGGACTGGCCTTCATTACGCTGGACGACTGGGACGAGCGCGGCCCGGCCGAGAGCGCGGACGCGCTGGCCGGCACGATCACCATGCGCCTGCTCCAGTTCCGCGACGCCATCGCCTTCGCCTTGTCGCCCCCACCCATCCAGGGCCTGGGCAACACCGGCGGCTTCGCCTTCCGCCTGCAGGACAGGGCCAATAACGGCACTGCCGCGCTCCTGGCGGCGCGCGACCAGCTCCTGGCCGGCGTGCAGCAGAGCCCGATCCTGGGGCAGGTGAACTTCGAGGGCCTGCCCTCGGGGCCGCAATTGATGCTGGAGATCGACCGCGAGAAGGCCAATGCCTTCGGCGTGACCTTCGCCGACATCAACCAGACCATCTCGGCCAGCCTCGGCTCGTCCTATGTGAACGACTTCCCCAATGCCGGGCGCATGCAGCGCGTGACGGTGCAGGCGGAGGAGCGCACGCGCATGAGCATCGACGGCGTGCTGAACCTGAACGTGCGGAACGCGCAAGGGGGCATGGTGCCGATCTCGGCCTTCGCCACGGCTGACTGGACGCTCGGCTCGGCGCAGATCGTGGGCTATAACGGCTATCCGTCGGTCCGCCTCTCGGGCGATGCGGCACCCGGCTACTCCTCCGGCGCGGCGATCGCGGAGATGGAGCGTCTGGCGGGCGAACTGCCAGCGGGTTTCGCGTTCGAGTGGACGGGGCAGTCGCTCCAGGAAATCCAGTCGGGCAGCCAGGCGCCGTTCCTGATCGCCCTGTCGATCCTGTTCGTCTTCCTGTGCCTTGCGGCGCTGTATGAAAGCTGGTCGATTCCGCTGTCGGTGATGCTCGTCGTGCCGCTCGGCATCATCGGCTGTGTGGCGGCCGTGCTCCTGAGAGGCCTGTCCAACGACGTCTACTTCATCGTCGGCATCATCACGATCGTGGGGCTTTCGTCCAAGAACGCCATCCTCATCGTGGAGGTCGCCAAGGACCTGATGATAGAGGGGATGGGCCTGATGGAGGCGACGCTCGAGGCCGCGCGCCTGCGCTTCCGCCCGATCCTGATGACCTCGCTGGCCTTCACCATGGGCGTCCTGCCCATGGCCATCGCTACCGGCGCCTCGGCGGCCAGCCAGAACGCCATCGGCATCACGGTGATCGGCGGCATGATCGCCGCCACGGTGCTGGCCATCTTCTTCGTGCCCGTCTTCTTCGTCTTCGTCCTGCATTGGACAGGCATGGGGGCGAAGCTGGAGAAGCGCGCGAGGGAGAACCCGCACGGCCATTCCCCGCAGCCGCCGCAGCCGGAGGCACATCCGGCGCCGGCGGAATAG
- a CDS encoding sulfate transporter family protein: MIFTAARLALTDIFSQPFRAALWKTLGLTAVVLIALWFAVRWLFEVVAIPFFANFAPDMPAWVDNAGTFAGWAASIALAFLLAFLIAPVSAVIAGLFLDDVAKVVEERHYPASPKGRAMDFLPGAILSLKFFGIVILGNLVAFLLLWVPLVNVAAFFVVNGYLLGREYFEFAALRYRPEEEAKGLRARYGASVFLGGLLLAAFLAVPVLNLLTPLFAAAFMVHLHQRVSAREGGLALSRPDASPPVEAAADPALDRAGR, encoded by the coding sequence ATGATCTTCACCGCCGCCCGCCTTGCCTTGACGGACATCTTCTCCCAGCCCTTCCGCGCCGCGCTGTGGAAGACGCTGGGGCTGACGGCCGTCGTCCTGATCGCCCTCTGGTTCGCGGTGCGCTGGCTCTTCGAGGTGGTGGCGATCCCCTTCTTCGCCAATTTCGCGCCCGACATGCCGGCCTGGGTGGACAATGCCGGCACCTTCGCCGGCTGGGCGGCCTCCATCGCGCTCGCCTTCCTGCTGGCCTTCCTGATCGCGCCCGTCTCTGCGGTGATCGCCGGGCTGTTCCTCGACGACGTGGCGAAGGTGGTGGAGGAGCGGCATTATCCCGCGAGCCCCAAGGGCCGGGCGATGGATTTCCTGCCGGGGGCGATCCTCTCCCTGAAGTTCTTCGGCATCGTGATCCTCGGCAATCTCGTCGCCTTCCTGCTGCTGTGGGTGCCGCTGGTGAACGTAGCCGCTTTCTTCGTGGTGAACGGCTATCTCCTGGGGCGGGAATATTTCGAGTTCGCGGCCCTGCGCTACCGGCCGGAAGAGGAGGCGAAGGGACTTCGCGCGCGCTACGGGGCCTCGGTTTTCCTCGGCGGGCTTCTGCTGGCGGCCTTCCTCGCGGTGCCGGTGCTGAACCTGTTGACGCCCCTCTTCGCCGCCGCCTTCATGGTGCATCTGCACCAGCGCGTCTCGGCGCGCGAAGGCGGGCTCGCGCTCAGCCGCCCGGACGCGTCGCCCCCGGTGGAAGCGGCTGCGGACCCGGCCCTCGATCGGGCAGGGCGATAA
- a CDS encoding SH3 domain-containing protein: protein MLNRTLIRSLALAGALMVPAIASAAPAIATTNVNLRSGPSTAYPAVDVVRGGAAVEVHGCLSNRSWCDVTYRGYRGWMSSNYLAQTYRGTRYSGPRFVERVGPPVVSFSFGNYWDRHYQGRSFYRDRERYRSIHDGPRRGDWNRRDDRRPDWRERDDRRGESHRRDDDRRGGWDRRDDDRRGDNRGRDDRRWEDRRDR, encoded by the coding sequence ATGCTGAACAGAACGCTCATCCGCTCGCTGGCGCTGGCCGGGGCGCTGATGGTTCCGGCCATCGCCTCGGCGGCGCCGGCCATCGCCACGACCAACGTCAATTTGCGCTCGGGCCCCTCCACCGCCTATCCGGCGGTGGACGTGGTGCGCGGCGGGGCCGCCGTGGAGGTTCACGGCTGCCTGTCGAACCGCTCGTGGTGCGACGTCACCTATCGCGGCTATCGCGGCTGGATGTCGTCGAACTATCTCGCACAGACCTATCGCGGCACCCGCTACAGCGGCCCGCGCTTCGTGGAGCGTGTGGGGCCGCCGGTCGTCAGCTTCTCCTTCGGCAATTACTGGGACCGCCATTACCAGGGCCGCTCCTTCTACCGCGACCGTGAGCGTTATCGCTCCATTCACGACGGCCCGCGCCGGGGCGACTGGAACCGACGCGACGACCGCCGCCCCGACTGGCGTGAGCGCGACGACCGGCGCGGCGAGTCGCATCGCCGCGATGACGACCGGCGCGGCGGCTGGGATCGCCGGGACGACGACCGGCGTGGCGATAATCGCGGGCGGGACGACCGCCGCTGGGAGGACCGCCGCGATCGGTAA
- a CDS encoding adenosine kinase — protein sequence MQTFDVLTIGNAIVDIISQTDEATLARLKVQKSAMTLVDTDRALELYDAMGPAVEMSGGSAGNTVSGLVSLGGTGAYFGKVSNDELGRIFAHDIHALGVHFESAPLAGDPPTARSMIFVTPDGERSMNTYLGACTELTPEDIDPAIVAAARVTYFEGYLWDQPSAKAAIVKAAQLAHEAGREVAMTLSDAFCVGRYRAEFLELMRSGKVDIVFANEAEALSLYETQDFEEALEKIGADTHRLAIVTRSEKGCVVVKGAERQAFPASRVERLLDTTGAGDLFASGFLRGYTAGLGHADCAALGAIAAGHIIEQIGPRPQRPLRDLPQAAAILARIGERKDA from the coding sequence ATGCAGACCTTCGACGTTCTCACCATCGGCAACGCCATCGTCGACATCATTTCGCAGACCGACGAGGCGACACTGGCTCGCCTGAAGGTCCAGAAAAGCGCGATGACGCTCGTGGACACGGATCGCGCGCTGGAGCTCTACGACGCGATGGGGCCGGCGGTGGAGATGTCGGGCGGCAGCGCCGGCAACACGGTGTCCGGGCTGGTAAGCCTCGGCGGCACGGGCGCCTATTTCGGCAAGGTCTCGAACGACGAGCTGGGCCGCATCTTCGCGCACGACATCCACGCGCTCGGTGTCCATTTCGAAAGCGCCCCGCTTGCGGGCGACCCGCCCACCGCGCGCTCGATGATCTTCGTCACGCCGGACGGCGAGCGCTCGATGAACACCTATCTGGGCGCCTGCACCGAGCTGACGCCCGAGGATATCGACCCCGCCATCGTGGCGGCCGCGCGCGTCACCTATTTCGAGGGCTATCTCTGGGACCAGCCGAGCGCCAAGGCGGCCATCGTCAAGGCCGCGCAGCTTGCCCATGAGGCGGGGCGCGAGGTGGCCATGACGCTGTCGGACGCCTTCTGCGTGGGGCGCTACCGCGCGGAGTTCCTCGAACTGATGCGCTCGGGCAAGGTCGACATCGTCTTCGCCAACGAGGCCGAGGCGCTGTCGCTCTACGAGACGCAGGATTTCGAGGAGGCGCTGGAGAAGATCGGCGCCGACACCCACCGTCTCGCCATCGTCACCCGCTCCGAAAAGGGCTGCGTCGTGGTGAAGGGCGCCGAGCGCCAGGCCTTCCCGGCAAGCCGCGTCGAGCGGCTGCTCGATACCACCGGGGCCGGCGACCTCTTCGCCTCGGGCTTCCTGCGCGGCTACACGGCCGGCCTTGGCCATGCCGACTGCGCCGCGCTCGGCGCCATCGCCGCCGGGCATATCATCGAGCAGATCGGCCCTCGCCCACAGCGCCCCTTGCGCGACCTGCCCCAGGCGGCCGCGATCCTGGCCAGGATCGGAGAAAGGAAGGACGCCTGA
- a CDS encoding potassium transporter Kup: MSVDPVIAPGAGGVAPRPAAAFAPLVVGCIGVVYGDIGTSPLYALREALLHAGEDGLEPEEVVGIVSLLLWTLTLTVSVKYVSLVLKADNNGEGGVLSLMALAQRFCGRTGALLFIGILAASLFYGDAIITPAISVLSAMEGLRLVSPQLAGAALPLTLAILTGLFAAQTFGTARIARLFGPVTILWFLVLGGLGLAHIGDEPAILAAINPLAALGFVADHGLTALAILGTVFLAVTGAEALYADLGHFGRAPIRFAWGTLVFPALALNYLGQGALILSDPGAVENPFFLLAPSWALAPLVILATLATVIAAQAVITGAFSLTHQAIQLGLLPRMEVRHTSDEHAGQIYIPRVNFLIYLGVVGLVLFFGSSGELAGAYGIAVAGNMMATSILAVIVFRQAWGWAVPRIVLVMAPIVALETLFLGANLTKIADGGYVPVGLAVVLLVVMGTFVRGTRLVADKAQRDAVPMDRLAAMLERSPPATARGMAVFMTADPQVAPSSLLHNLKHNGVLHERNLILTVRTADRPRVGEGERLRIEPINARFSLVTVTFGYMEEPNVPAALALARRKGLAFEIMSTSFFLSRRSLRALPGRGMPNWQDRLYIALNGQVADATQFYRLPTNRVVEMGQQLAI, encoded by the coding sequence ATGTCGGTCGATCCAGTCATCGCGCCGGGAGCCGGGGGCGTCGCGCCCCGGCCCGCAGCCGCGTTCGCGCCTCTCGTCGTCGGTTGCATCGGCGTCGTCTACGGCGATATCGGCACCAGCCCGCTCTACGCCTTGCGCGAGGCGCTGCTCCATGCGGGGGAGGACGGGCTCGAGCCCGAGGAGGTGGTGGGGATCGTCTCGCTCCTCCTCTGGACGCTGACGCTGACCGTCTCGGTCAAATACGTCTCGCTCGTGCTCAAGGCCGACAATAACGGCGAGGGCGGTGTCCTGTCGCTGATGGCGCTGGCGCAGCGCTTCTGCGGGCGCACCGGGGCGCTCCTGTTCATCGGCATCCTGGCGGCCTCGCTCTTCTACGGCGATGCCATCATCACGCCGGCGATCTCCGTGCTTTCGGCAATGGAGGGCCTGCGGCTCGTCTCGCCGCAATTGGCAGGCGCCGCCCTGCCGCTGACGCTGGCGATCCTGACGGGGCTGTTCGCCGCGCAGACTTTCGGCACCGCGCGCATCGCACGGCTGTTCGGCCCGGTGACGATCCTGTGGTTCCTCGTCCTGGGCGGGCTCGGGCTTGCCCATATCGGCGACGAGCCGGCGATCCTGGCGGCGATCAACCCGCTCGCGGCGCTCGGCTTCGTCGCCGATCACGGGCTGACGGCGCTGGCGATCCTGGGCACCGTCTTCCTGGCGGTGACGGGGGCCGAGGCGCTCTATGCCGATCTCGGTCATTTCGGCCGCGCGCCGATCCGCTTCGCCTGGGGCACGCTGGTCTTCCCGGCGCTGGCGCTCAACTATCTGGGGCAGGGGGCACTGATCCTCTCCGACCCCGGGGCGGTGGAGAACCCGTTCTTCCTGCTCGCGCCCTCATGGGCGCTCGCCCCGCTGGTGATCCTGGCCACGCTGGCCACCGTCATCGCCGCGCAGGCGGTCATCACAGGCGCCTTCTCGCTCACCCATCAGGCCATCCAGCTCGGGCTGCTGCCACGCATGGAGGTGCGCCATACGTCGGACGAGCATGCGGGCCAGATCTATATCCCGAGGGTGAACTTCCTGATCTATCTCGGCGTCGTCGGCCTCGTCCTGTTCTTCGGCTCCTCGGGCGAACTGGCCGGGGCCTACGGCATCGCCGTCGCGGGCAACATGATGGCGACCTCCATCCTGGCGGTCATCGTCTTTCGCCAGGCATGGGGATGGGCGGTGCCGCGGATCGTGCTCGTCATGGCGCCCATCGTGGCGCTGGAGACGCTGTTTCTAGGCGCCAATCTCACCAAGATCGCCGATGGCGGCTACGTACCTGTGGGGCTGGCCGTGGTGCTGCTTGTGGTGATGGGCACCTTCGTGCGCGGCACGCGGCTGGTCGCCGACAAGGCGCAGCGCGACGCCGTGCCGATGGACAGGCTGGCCGCGATGCTGGAGCGCTCCCCGCCGGCCACCGCGCGCGGCATGGCCGTGTTCATGACGGCCGACCCGCAGGTCGCGCCCTCCTCGCTCCTGCACAATCTGAAGCACAACGGTGTGCTGCACGAGCGGAACCTGATCCTCACGGTGCGCACCGCCGACCGCCCGCGCGTGGGCGAAGGCGAGCGCCTGCGGATCGAGCCGATCAATGCGCGGTTCAGCCTCGTCACCGTGACCTTCGGCTATATGGAGGAGCCCAACGTGCCCGCCGCGCTGGCGCTGGCGCGGCGCAAGGGGCTGGCGTTCGAGATCATGTCCACCTCCTTCTTCCTGTCGCGCCGCTCGTTGAGGGCGCTTCCGGGGCGGGGAATGCCGAACTGGCAGGACCGTCTCTACATCGCGCTTAACGGGCAGGTCGCCGACGCCACGCAGTTCTACCGCCTGCCCACCAACCGCGTGGTGGAGATGGGCCAGCAACTCGCGATCTGA